In a genomic window of Telopea speciosissima isolate NSW1024214 ecotype Mountain lineage chromosome 5, Tspe_v1, whole genome shotgun sequence:
- the LOC122660960 gene encoding L-ascorbate oxidase homolog produces MSHNLGDGAKRAIVSFFAVYLLAVVSAEDPYRFFTWNVTYGDIYPLGVRQQGILINGQFPGPDIYSVTNDNLIINVYNSLPEPFLISWNGVLQRRNSWQDGVYGTNCPIPPGKNFTYVLQVKDQIGSFFYYPPLAFHKAAGGFGGIRILSRPLIPVPFPTPAGDYTVLIGDWFKANHTILKTILDNGHRIPFPDGILINGRGPNGVSFTVEQGKTYRFRISNVGLESSLNFRIQGHNLKLVEVEGTHTLQTTFSSLDVHVGQSYSVLVTADQPAQDYYIAVSTRFTTKILTGTAILRYSNSAGPVKGPPPGGPTTQIDWSLNQARSIRTNLTASGPRPNPQGSYHYGLINTTRTIILANSAGTVNGKQKYAVNSVSFIPADTPLKLADHFKIGGVFRLGSISDKPYGGGMYQDTSVMAADFRAYIEIVFQNKENIVQSWHLDGYSFFVVGMDGGQWTPASRLQYNLRDAIARCTIQVYPSSWTAIYVALDNVGMWNLRSEFWARQYLGQQFYLRVYSPVESIRDEYPIPRNALLCGRASGRRTRPL; encoded by the exons ATGTCTCATAATTTAGGGGATGGTGCAAAGCGCGCTATCGTTTCCTTCTTCGCCGTCTATTTACTCGCTGTTGTTAGTGCCGAAGATCCTTACAGGTTCTTCACCTGGAACGTTACTTATGGCGACATTTATCCTCTAGGTGTTCGCCAACAG GGGATACTCATCAACGGCCAATTTCCTGGTCCGGATATCTACTCCGTCACAAATGACAATCTCATCATAAACGTCTACAACAGCCTTCCTGAGCCCTTCCTCATCTCTTG GAACGGAGTTTTGCAGAGGAGGAATTCATGGCAAGACGGTGTCTACGGAACCAACTGTCCCATCCCTCCGGGAAAGAACTTCACATACGTGTTGCAGGTGAAGGACCAGATTGGCAGCTTCTTCTACTACCCCCCTCTCGCCTTCCACAAGGCTGCCGGTGGCTTTGGTGGTATTCGAATCCTCAGCCGTCCCCTAATTCCGGTACCCTTCCCTACTCCCGCCGGCGATTACACCGTCCTCATTGGTGATTGGTTCAAGGCTAACCACACG ATCCTGAAGACCATCCTGGATAATGGTCATAGGATACCCTTTCCTGATGGAATCCTCATCAATGGTCGTGGACCCAATGGTGTATCTTTCACGGTGGAGCAAG GAAAAACGTACAGGTTCAGGATTTCAAACGTGGGGTTGGAAAGTTCACTCAACTTCCGGATCCAGGGCCACAATTTGAAGCTGGTTGAAGTCGAGGGAACACACACTCTGCAGACCACCTTCTCCTCCCTGGACGTCCATGTCGGACAGTCCTACTCTGTTCTTGTGACAGCTGATCAGCCTGCTCAAGACTACTACATTGCTGTCTCTACGCGTTTCACCACTAAGATCCTCACTGGCACTGCCATTCTCCGGTACAGCAATTCTGCTGGTCCTGTGAAGGGCCCACCCCCAGGTGGACCTACCACCCAAATCGACTGGTCCCTCAACCAAGCTCGCTCTATCAG GACTAATCTCACAGCAAGTGGGCCAAGGCCAAACCCTCAAGGCTCATACCACTATGGCCTAATCAACACTACACGAACCATCATTCTTGCCAACTCCGCAGGTACTGTCAATGGGAAACAGAAATATGCAGTCAACAGTGTGTCCTTTATCCCTGCTGACACTCCCCTAAAGCTTGCTGATCACTTCAAGATTGGAGGCGTATTTCGCCTTGGTAGCATCTCCGATAAACCATACGGCGGTGGAATGTACCAAGATACATCGGTTATGGCTGCTGATTTCCGAGCATACATTGAAATTGTGTTCCAGAACAAGGAGAACATCGTCCAAAGCTGGCACCTTGATGGTTACTCTTTCTTCGTTGTTGG AATGGATGGAGGGCAGTGGACACCAGCTAGTAGGCTGCAGTACAATCTCAGGGATGCAATTGCACGCTGCACCATCCag GTTTATCCCAGTTCATGGACTGCTATTTATGTTGCACTTGATAATGTGGGAATGTGGAACTTGAGGTCCGAGTTCTGGGCACGACAGTACCTTGGGCAACAATTTTATCTGCGTGTCTACTCACCTGTAGAGTCTATTAGGGACGAGTACCCTATCCCAAGGAATGCACTTCTCTGCGGCAGGGCCAGTGGACGACGCACACGACCACTCTGA